ACGCATAGCATCTGACCTTGTAATAATACCAATCATTTTTCCATTTTCTATGACAGGAAGCCTGCCTATATCATGTTTAACCATTATTCTGGCGGCTTCCATCGGGCTTTTGTCTGAGCCTATAGTTATTATATTAGTACTCATAAATGCTTTTACTGGAGCATCTTTTTGGGATTTTTTAATTATTTTTGTAAAGTCTCTTCTTGAAATCACACCAATAATTCGTTCTCCTTCCATAACTGGAAAACCTGTGCATCCTTTTTTTCTAAGCTTTTCCATGACTTCACGCATTGGAATTGATGATTCAACTGTATGAACAGGATAAGACATAAGGTCTTTAATATTAACTGAGCCTTCCTGATTACCTTTAATAAGCTCAATTATCCATTCTTTTATTGCATCAGGATTAACTGATTTCAGCAAAGAAGAACCAGCTCCTGGGTGACCGCCACCTCCCATGCTTCTCATTATTGAACCTACATTGAGACTTTCATTATTACTTCTACCTATAATTATGCATTTTGCCTTAGAATCATCCACAAATATTCCAAAAGCAGCATCAACATTAACAATTTCCCTATACATATGCACTACTATTGAAAGATTATTTATATGTCCAGCTATGTCTAACACACTAAAACTTATATTAAACCCATTTACTTTACTGCGAGTAACATTTTTTAACATTTCAAAAAGTATGTTTTTCTGCTTCTCCCCATAGGCTGGCCTTAAAAAAGTATTTATAATAATTAAATCAGCTTTTCTTTCAAGAAGATAACCAGCTGAATATGCATCTTCAGATGTAGTCGATAAAAAGGTAAGATTCCCTGTATCTTCATATACACCTGTCAAAAATAAAGTTGACTGCATTGGAGTTAAAGCTATGTCTTGGCTTTTAATCTGTCTAAGCATAAGAGTTATATTTGCGCCCGAAGGCTCTTGACATTTCCATGTAGGATTAATATCGCATATTCCATCATGATGATCCCAAAGAATAACTTCAATATCATTTCTTTTCTTTAGTTTATTCATATTTTCAAGACGAGTCCAGCTATTAGTATCTACTATAACTATGCTGTCCACTCTTTCAAAATCAATATCATCAGATGAGCACATTTCAAATATATCTTTATGAATAGATAAAAATGCTTTAACGTTAGGATTAATAATCTTAGGTAAAACAGGTATAGCTCCAGGATAAAGAATAGTACCAGCTATTATGGAAGCTACACCATCAAAATCTGTACTTTTATGAGTTGTAATTATTTGCATAAAGAGTCCCCATGAATTTTAAGGTTTAATGGCCTTTTTTTATCGTTCTAACTAAGTTATTATATTATTTGCAAGATTAATTTTGATTTTATTCATCTTGCATTGACTTTAATTATCTCTGTTGATATTATGCTTCTCCATGGAAAAAGGTAATATTATTGAATTTATTGATAATCAAAGAATACTTTGCGCTGTTATTATGGAAATAAAAAAACAACAGCGAATTCGTATTCTTACTGAAGAAGCAAAAGAAGTTATTTTGCCAGCGAATCGTATTGCCCATAAAAGCAATAATCACAATATCAACATTTCTATAGGTCTTAATAAAATAGTTGAATCTATCAAACAAAGAGTTTCAGCGAGAGAACATTTAAAAAAAGAAATTGATATAAAAGAACTTTGGGATGTTCTATATACAGAAAATGAATGGGTAGATATAAATACAATGACTTCTCTCTGTTTTTCAAAAAATATTAATGGCGATCATGAATCTGCGGTTTTAAGGGCATTTTTTGATAACAAACTTTATTTTAAATTTAGTCAAGATAAATTTCTTCCATATTCAGAAATACAAGTTGAGCGAAATATAGCACAAATAAAGGAAGCTGAAAAAAGACAAGCTTTAATTAATGACGGAATAGAATGGGTAAAAAAAGGTATTAATGATGATTCTATTAATATTATTGGTGACCGTTCTTATTTTGTTAATATATTAAAATCCTATTTCTTGTTTGATAAAGAAAGCAAACATTTTACTATTGCTAAAGCAATAGCATCAGGAGCTAAAATTGATACTCCAGACATTTTGTTTAA
The window above is part of the Desulfobacterales bacterium genome. Proteins encoded here:
- a CDS encoding CBS domain-containing protein, which translates into the protein MQIITTHKSTDFDGVASIIAGTILYPGAIPVLPKIINPNVKAFLSIHKDIFEMCSSDDIDFERVDSIVIVDTNSWTRLENMNKLKKRNDIEVILWDHHDGICDINPTWKCQEPSGANITLMLRQIKSQDIALTPMQSTLFLTGVYEDTGNLTFLSTTSEDAYSAGYLLERKADLIIINTFLRPAYGEKQKNILFEMLKNVTRSKVNGFNISFSVLDIAGHINNLSIVVHMYREIVNVDAAFGIFVDDSKAKCIIIGRSNNESLNVGSIMRSMGGGGHPGAGSSLLKSVNPDAIKEWIIELIKGNQEGSVNIKDLMSYPVHTVESSIPMREVMEKLRKKGCTGFPVMEGERIIGVISRRDFTKIIKKSQKDAPVKAFMSTNIITIGSDKSPMEAARIMVKHDIGRLPVIENGKMIGIITRSDAMRYFYDVLPNR